From the genome of Candidatus Defluviilinea proxima:
ATCAATCCACGAGAGAGGTTGGTGAGGGAATAGGGAGAGCCCACGAGGTTGAGTCCGCCATCAAGGGTGACCAATCCCAAAACAAGCAGGACGATGGCGACAAAACGCATAAAGAATTTTTCAAGGCGTGCGCCGAGTTCGGTTGTTAAGTAAGCAACAATAAAAAAGACCGGGCTTGTGCCAAGGACAAAGGCGAACATGAGGGCCGCACCCATGAAGGCGCTACCTGTGCCAAGAGCGGTCGCCATCATCGCTTGGGTCACACCACAAGGGATGAAGACGGTGAGAAAACCGAGGAAGAGAGGTGTGGCAGTATCAGTTCCTTTGGCCGTACGACGGATGTAGCGTGTGATGAATTTGGGCGGCTCGACCGAGAAGTAACGGAAGATAGGATGCACATCGAACATACGCAATGCATTACCGATCATGAAGATGCCGATTGCAACCATGAGAAGCGCACGTGTGACAGGGCTGAGTGCAAGGAATGAGCCAAGCCAGCCAAGCAATGCACCAAGCAATGTATAGGCAACGAGTTTAGAAGCAAGGAAGAGAAGAATGGGTTGAGCAGAGTTTGTCCGTTTGACCTCGACTTGTTGATTGCGCTTGAGTTGTTTCCGTTTCTGCGGGGTCTGCTCAACGTAATCCTGTTCGATCTGGTGGGCAAGCGAGCTGGCCAGTAAACCACCTTGCACAGCGAGACAACTTAATCCGCCAGTGGTAATGCCTGTGACGAATGCAACCATGAGGTTGGCAGACCCTGAGCCCGAGCCAATGGAAATTCCTTGTTCGCCTAGATTTTGCGTGACCAGCATGATGATGGCAACGGTCAATAAACCGATACCAAGCGCTATGAGGATGACAGGGTCAAACGTCGTTTTGCGTTGATTGGACATGGAGCCTCTATACAAAATAGATGAAATACATACCAAAGACTTCGGAAGTCTTTGAGACTCCCGAAGTCTGAATTGCTTCTATCTCTGACCGCCATCCCATACAACGAACGGCATGTTGACTACAACACCAGGCTGGGCAATAGTTACTTCGCCTGCATCTTTCGCAGACATGATCTCAGCCACAGAGGTGAGCATGCGTGCCTTTGAAGGATCTGCCCATGTGACAACATTGATTCGGCGCAACGGTGAGTATCCTTCTACACCTGGAGGGTTATCGAACACATCCGCTTGAAAGCCGAAGGGGCCCATACCTTCAAGTCCGTTATCGAACACATAAACGTTCGCGAGCGCTTCATCGGGCACATTTGCCAGAGAGGGGACATGGATCACCGGCGACGACATCATAGTAGACAACAACTGCGCCACATCTGCATCAGATGCCTCGGTATGGACAAAGAAAATCTCTTTTCCTTCTGCAAAAGCCTTGCCAGCAGGTAAAGCCGCTGTGGGCATTTCCTCTTTTTTCGGGGCACAGGCCGCAAGCAATGAAATCAACAGCAGGACGATCAACATTTTAGTACGCATATTAAAGCTCCTTTTCTCTTCAATCTTTTATTATCAAACTGCGAGCTAACTAAATTTTCGCTTTTCGCAGTCTCAAACTATTTGTTACAACGAACACACTACTGAATGCCATTGCACCGGCGGCGAGCATCGGGTTCAAATATCCCAGCGCGGCGGCAGGAATAAGCACCACATTGTAGAAGAACGCCCAGAATAAATTCTGTTTGATTGTGCCAAGCGTTTTGCGCGATAGATTGATCGCACGAGCCACGCCACGCAAGTCACCACTCATCAATGTTACAGG
Proteins encoded in this window:
- a CDS encoding sulfite exporter TauE/SafE family protein; amino-acid sequence: MSNQRKTTFDPVILIALGIGLLTVAIIMLVTQNLGEQGISIGSGSGSANLMVAFVTGITTGGLSCLAVQGGLLASSLAHQIEQDYVEQTPQKRKQLKRNQQVEVKRTNSAQPILLFLASKLVAYTLLGALLGWLGSFLALSPVTRALLMVAIGIFMIGNALRMFDVHPIFRYFSVEPPKFITRYIRRTAKGTDTATPLFLGFLTVFIPCGVTQAMMATALGTGSAFMGAALMFAFVLGTSPVFFIVAYLTTELGARLEKFFMRFVAIVLLVLGLVTLDGGLNLVGSPYSLTNLSRGLITASSSPTTASVPSTDLTLMVKNEGYFPQTLKATANEAIYLSLVTNQTYSCSRDFVIPSLNYYQLLPDTGTTQVSIPAQPAGTKMFFTCSMGMYTGTIVFE